The proteins below come from a single Rosa rugosa chromosome 2, drRosRugo1.1, whole genome shotgun sequence genomic window:
- the LOC133732166 gene encoding outer envelope protein 61, which produces MFNGMNMMDPELMKLAQEQMSRMSPADFARMQQQMMANPELMKMASESMKNMRPEDLKMAAEQLKHTRPEEIAEIGDKMASASPEEIAAMHARVDAQFSYKLNAAQMLKNQGNALHSQGKFNDALQKYVLAKTNLNGLPSSKGRSLLMACSLNLMSCYLKTRQYDECIKEGSEVLAYDAQNVKALYRRGQAYKELGQLEDAVSDLSTAHEVSPDDETIADVLRDAKEKLGTEGSVSAPRRLVIEEITEEVETVSAANHKSSSTEYSMAKPQETRDIPKTQIAADSEVLSNNSEHLQALKNDPATLRSFQNFISNADPDTLAALSSGKSEEVPADMVKTASSMISKMSSEELKRMIELTSSFEGDNPLLKKGSPNLSPDMFKTASDMMNKMPPEELQKMFEMASKGKGLSSTPASNLDNFKPGSVPPNLSPDMLKTASDMMSKMPPEELQKMFEMASSMTGRDLSPTPASFNANRQSSSRYSESRENSAVNVARDEGESSSHGILPNVRSTPQSSFPASAVDFQEQMRNQMKDPAMRQMMSSMMKNLSPDMMANMSEQFGLNLSREDAEKAHQAMSSLSPESLDKMMQWMDRIQRGVEGARKTKNWLLGKSGLVLAIVILILAVILHRLGYIGG; this is translated from the exons ATGTTCAACGGGATGAATATGATGGATCCAGAATTGATGAAACTCGCTCAGGAGCAGATGAGTCGGATGTCGCCGGCCGATTTCGCCAGGATGCAACAACAG ATGATGGCTAATCCAGAGTTGATGAAGATGGCATCAGAGAGCATGAAGAACATGAGGCCTGAAGATTTGAAAATGGCTGCCGAGCAATTGAAGCACACGCGCCCGGAAGAGATTGCTGAGATTGGGGATAAGATGGCTAGTGCGTCGCCTGAAGAGATAGCAGCTATGCATGCACGTGTTGATGCCCAATTCAGTTACAAATTGAATGCAGCTCAGATGCTCAAGAATCAG GGAAATGCACTTCACAGCCAGGGAAAGTTCAACGATGCCTTGCAGAAATACGTACTT GCAAAGACAAACTTGAACGGCCTTCCATCCTCTAAAGGAAGATCACTTCTGATGGCATGCTCACTCAACTTAATGTCATGTTACTTGAAAACAAGGCAGTATGATGAATGTATAAAAGAAGGTTCTGAG GTACTGGCATATGATGCACAGAATGTGAAAGCTCTCTATCGGAGAGGTCAAGCATATAAAGAATTGGGTCAATTGGAA GATGCTGTCTCTGACCTGAGCACCGCACATGAAGTTTCCCCTGATGATGAAACTATTGCAGATGTTCTAAG GGATGCTAAGGAGAAATTGGGTACGGAGGGCAGTGTGTCTGCACCAAGAA GACTGGTAATTGAAGAAATAACTGAAGAAGTCGAGACTGTCTCTGCTGCCAACCATAAAAGCTCATCTACAGAGTATTCTATGGCAAAACCACAGGAAACGAGAGACATTCCCAAGACTCAAATTGCAGCCGACTCTGAGGTTCTGTCAAACAACTCAGAGCATTTGCAGGCTTTAAAAAATGACCCAGCAACTCTCAG ATCATTCCAGAATTTTATCTCAAATGCTGATCCGGATACTCTTGCTGCTTTAAGTTCTGGAAAATCCGAGGAGGTTCCTGCTGACATGGTTAAGACTGCCTCAAGCATGATCAGCAAAATGTCTTCGGAAGAACTGAAAAGAATGATTGAATTGACATCCTCATTTGAGGGAGATAATCCATTACTCAAGAAAGGTTCACCAAATCTGTCACCAGATATGTTTAAAACTGCATCTGATATGATGAATAAAATGCCACCGGAGGAACTTCAGAAAATGTTTGAAATGGCTTCAAAAGGGAAGGGCTTATCTTCAACACCAGCATCTAACTTGGACAATTTTAAACCTGGATCAGTTCCACCAAATTTGTCTCCGGATATGCTTAAAACTGCATCTGATATGATGAGCAAAATGCCCCCCGAAGAGCTTCAGAAAATGTTTGAAATGGCATCTTCTATGACAGGGAGAGACTTATCTCCAACACCAGCATCATTCAATGCTAACAGGCAAAGTTCATCGAGGTATTCAGAAAGCCGTGAAAACTCTGCTGTGAATGTGGCTCGTGATGAAGGTGAAAGTAGCTCTCATGGAATATTGCCAAATGTGAGAAGTACTCCTCAATCGAGCTTCCCTGCCTCTGCTGTTGATTTTCAAGAACAAATGAGAAACCAAATGAAAGATCCTGCAATGCGGCAG ATGATGTCGTCAATGATGAAGAATTTGAGTCCAGACATGATGGCAAACATGAGTGAGCAATTTGGTTTGAATCTTTCTCGGGAAGATGCGGAAAAAGCTCATCAAGCAATGTCTTCTTTGTCACCAGAGTCCTTGGACAAAATG ATGCAATGGATGGATAGGATTCAAAGAGGAGTGGAAGGTGCAAGGAAGACAAAGAATTGGCTGCTAGGGAAATCCGGTCTGGTGTTGGCAATAGTAATACTCATTCTAGCAGTAATCCTTCATCGCTTGGGCTACATTGGTGGTTAG
- the LOC133732385 gene encoding kinesin-like protein KIN-12E produces MPFISDTASALKSRFGFHDHSSDPVRSTPDLHKSAAKGSFSALRSIGDWDDDHDDDDDGKVSTATTSSSQSFEFREDPSFWKDHNVQVIIRVRPLSSTEISVQGYGKCVRQDSCQTVTWTGHPESRFTFDIVADENVTQEQLFKVAGLPMVDNCMIGYNSCMFAYGQTGSGKTHTMLGDIEGGTRRHSVNCGMTPRVFEYLFSRIQKEKEAGRDEKLKFICKCSFLEIYNEHILDLLDPSSNNLQIREDIKKGVYVENLKEVEVTSARDVIQQLIQGAANRKVAATNMNRASSRSHSVFTCIIESKRECQGVTHHRFARLNLVDLAGSERQKSSGAEGERLKEATNINKSLSTLGLVIMNLVNMSNGKSLHVPYRDSKLTFLLQDSLGGNSKTIIIANISPSSCCSLETLSTLKFAQRAKFIKNNAIVNEDASGDVIAMRVQIHQLKKEVSHLRGLVGGGIENQDNETLAVSFPGSPGSFKWDGHGSFSPLASGKRISQKKDYEVALVGAFRREKDKDTALQALASECQAAMKLAKQREDEIQGLKMRLRFREAGIKRLEVVASGKISAETHLLTEKEEHLKEIEVLRSQVDRSQEVTRFAMENLRLKEEIRRLKSFYEEGEREIMNEQIMVLQNKLLEALDWKLMHESEPSMIQNTNPDVPMEAQHDDDDDFLNSKQEKAFHWQSSINEENEFLRMQAIQNQSEIDTLHRQLEVCLEEKGNLERNVNDLMTKLEEETSRALKENTNQVELPSLLSDVPIINFSDQMELKTMVDAIAAASQREAEAHETAITLSKENDELRKKLKVLIEDNNKLIELYEGATSESSYRNLNKSESTHDGTETHSNGGFVELAKATELKNLKHQLVEMHEENEKLLGLYERAMQERDEFKRVLSSCGQKRVDDKVLESPEKLVEVDGGKHISASPTAVEGRNFIIEDGIPGSDGGESPQFGKPTCQGALSIQESGLSGFTAQDGHHTSDEVKMCTEESSGSRFVVHDTEINLGNEVDVGIKSGMVMETPYLTTVKNTEATTYTERFMMHDAGTQSDMEMETPNFTTVNNTEAEVDIGTQSDMKLETPSLTTAKLSEDLNLVRKKLERADEQLVDSAQTVAAFSSVEKVILEVGTLSREIDVMEDEIQVKQQQLESYKLLASKKEEERTLIDKKLSALKYSLSNFSSSVLYFEQREARARAKATASSSYLGQKKGEFICLQAEKDEISAAQRKMQESEVELKNILSCLKSKLEEEIQKQQTDQVLFAIDNVERIDTSQKNWQLGGKATELLKSEEEKTKLQTEMKLSQEKLGALRKELEELNRKSEKVESKMLAVQVEIQKGLRSVEETELHLQGVIKEKEMLLEVRDNGKSEIESLILEYQQHWFESDLKEGEMEILEEELQIELKKMDDLRISRALAAEKTNQFLDARSNTCFLSEKMEVELQSVREYVLEAKSLLGEENSTVS; encoded by the exons ATGCCTTTCATTTCAGACACGGCGAGCGCCCTCAAGAGCCGGTTCGGGTTCCACGACCACTCTTCCGACCCGGTCCGGAGCACTCCGGATCTTCACAAATCCGCCGCCAAAGGGAGTTTCTCGGCGCTGAGGAGCATCGGCGACTGGGACGACGACCACGACGACGACGATGACGGGAAAGTCAGCACCGCTACGACGTCGTCCAGCCAGAGCTTCGAGTTCCGCGAAGACCCCTCGTTCTGGAAAGATCACAACGTCCAG GTTATTATTCGGGTTCGTCCGCTTAGTAGCACTGAAATATCTGTGCAAGGCTATGGCAAATGCGTTCGTCAAGATAGCTGTCAGACGGTTACTTGGACCGGGCATCCAGAGTCCCGGTTTACATTTGACATTGTTGCAGATGAGAATGTTACGCAG GAGCAGTTATTCAAAGTGGCAGGATTGCCGATGGTGGACAACTGCATGATAGGCTACAATAGTTGCATGTTTGCTTATGGCCAA ACCGGAAGTGGGAAGACCCACACAATGCTTGGAGATATTGAGGGAGGTACACGAAGACACAGTGTCAACTGTGGGATGACGCCTAGAGTCTTTGAGTACTTATTCTCAAGAATTCAAAAG GAAAAAGAGGCAGGCAGAGATGAAAAGCTAAAGTTCATATGTAAATGCTCATTTTTAGAAATATACAACGAACATATTCTGGATCTTTTGGACCCGTCATCTAACAACTTGCAG ATAAGAGAAGACATAAAGAAAGGGGTTTACGTGGAAAATCTCAAGGAGGTTGAAGTTACAAGTGCTCGAGATGTTATCCAACAACTTATTCAA GGTGCAGCTAACAGAAAGGTAGCTGCTACTAATATGAATCGTGCCAGTAGTCGGTCCCATAGTGTATTCACGTGCATCATCGAAAGTAAA AGAGAATGCCAAGGAGTAACTCACCATCGGTTTGCTCGGCTTAATCTTGTTGACTTAGCAGGATCTGAAAG GCAGAAGAGTTCTGGTGCTGAAGGTGAACGGTTGAAGGAAGCTACTAATATCAACAAGTCTCTTTCAACGTTGGG ACTTGTGATTATGAATCTAGTAAATATGTCCAATGGGAAGTCACTCCATGTTCCGTACCGGGATTCAAAGCTAACATTTTTGCTTCAG gATTCTCTCGGTGGGAATTCCAAGACAATTATAATAGCAAATATCAGTCCTTCTAGCTG TTGTTCATTGGAGACATTGAGCACTTTGAAGTTTGCACAACGTGCTAAATTCATTAAGAACAAT GCAATTGTGAACGAGGATGCATCTGGAGATGTTATTGCGATGAGAGTGCAAATTCATCAGCTTAAG AAAGAAGTATCCCACTTACGAGGCCTTGTGGGTGGAGGCATTGAAAATCAGGACAATGAAACTTTGGCTGTAAGCTTTCCAGGATCTCCTGGATCTTTTAAGTGGGATGGACATGGATCCTTTAGTCCACTTGCTTCTGGTAAAAGAATATCTCAG AAAAAGGACTATGAAGTTGCTCTTGTTGGGGCTTTCAGGAGGGAAAAGGATAAAGACACTGCACTGCAGGCGTTGGCTTCTGAATGCCAGGCAGCTATGAAGCTA gccaaacaaagagaagatgaaATACAGGGCCTGAAGATGAGGCTTCGATTTCGAGAGGCTGGCATAAAAAGGTTGGAAGTGGTAGCCAGTGGAAAGATCTCTGCTGAGACACACTTATTAACGGAAAAGGAGGAACATTTGAAGGAAATAGAGGTATTGCGTTCTCAGGTTGATCGAAGCCAAGAAGTGACTAGATTTGCTATGGAAAATTTGCGGCTAAAGGAAGAAATCAGAAG GTTAAAGTCATTTTATGAAGAAGGTGAGCGGGAGATAATGAATGAACAAATAATGGTGCTACAGAACAAG TTGCTAGAAGCTCTCGATTGGAAACTTATGCATGAATCAGAGCCCTCCATGATTCAG AATACAAATCCAGATGTGCCCATGGAAGCTCagcatgatgatgatgatgattttctGAACTCCAAACAG GAGAAAGCATTCCATTGGCAATCTTCAATCAATGAGGAGAATGAATTTCTCCGTATGCAG GCCATTCAAAACCAATCAGAAATTGATACGCTTCATAGACAGCTTGAAGTCTGCCTTGAAGAGAAAGGGAATTTGGAAAG GAATGTCAATGATTTGATGACAAAACTTGAAGAAGAGACATCTAGAGCCCTGAAAGAAAACACAAATCAAGTTGAGCTTCCTTCCTTGTTATCGGATGTGCCCATCATTAATTTCAGTGATCAAATGGAGCTAAAAACAATGGTTGACGCAATTGCTGCTGCAAGTCAGAGAGAGGCTGAGGCTCATGAGACAGCGATAACCCTGTCTAAAGAGAATGATGAACTGCGAAAGAAGCTTAAGGTTTTGATTGAAGATAATAATAAGCTCATTGAATTATATGAAGGGGCCACTTCAGAGAGTAGCTACAGAAATTTAAATAAGTCTGAAAGTACTCATGATGGCACTGAAACTCACAGTAATGGTGGTTTTGTTGAACTTGCTAAAGCAACGGAGCTTAAGAACTTGAAGCATCAGCTTGTGGAAATgcatgaagaaaatgaaaaacttTTGGGTTTATATGAAAGAGCCATGCAGGAGAGGGATGAATTCAAAAGAGTGCTTTCTTCCTGTGGACAGAAAAGAGTAGATGATAAAGTACTTGAATCCCCAGAGAAGCTTGTTGAAGTTGATGGAGGGAAACACATAAGTGCATCTCCTACGGCTGTTGAGGGGAGGAATTTTATTATTGAAGATGGTATTCCTGGTTCTGATGGAGGAGAAAGTCCTCAGTTTGGGAAACCTACATGTCAAGGAGCACTCTCAATTCAGGAATCTGGTCTGTCCGGATTCACTGCACAAGATGGACATCATACATCTGATGAAGTGAAAATGTGTACTGAAGAAAGTAGTGGCTCAAGATTCGTTGTGCATGATACTGAAATAAATTTAGGAAATGAGGTTGATGTGGGAATTAAGTCTGGCATGGTGATGGAGACACCATATCTCACTACTGTCAAGAATACTGAAGCAACAACCTATACTGAAAGATTCATGATGCATGATGCTGGAACTCAGTCTGACATGGAAATGGAGACACCAAATTTCACTACTGTCAATAATACTGAAGCGGAAGTTGATATTGGAACTCAGTCTGATATGAAGCTGGAGACACCATCTCTTACTACGGCAAAGCTTTCAGAGGATCTAAATTTGGTCAGAAAGAAACTGGAAAGAGCAGATGAACAACTTGTAGATTCTGCCCAAACTGTTGCTGCATTTTCTTCCGTTGAGAAAGTAATACTAGAGGTTGGCACACTCTCAAGAGAAATTGATGTAATGGAAGATGAAATTCAGGTCAAGCAGCAGCAATTGGAATCCTATAAGCTTCTCGcttcaaaaaaagaagaagaaaggactCTAATTGACAAAAAGTTGTCAGCTCTCAAATACTCCTTGTCCAACTTCTCTTCATCAGTACTTTACTTTGAGCAACGAGAAGCTCGGGCAAGAGCAAAGGCAACTGCTTCATCATCTTATCTGGGCCAAAAGAAAGGGGAATTCATCTGTCTACAAGCGGAGAAGGATGAAATATCTGCTGCACAGAGAAAAATGCAAGAATCTGAAGTTGAATTAAAGAACATCCTTTCATGCTTGAAGTCAAAACTGGAGGAAGAAATTCAAAAACAACAGACTGATCAGGTTCTCTTTGCAATAGATAATGTCGAAAGGATAGATACCTCTCAGAAAAATTGGCAGTTGGGAGGTAAAGCTACTGAGTTACTGAAGTCCGAGGAAGAGAAAACCAAGCTGCAGACCGAGATGAAGCTATCTCAAGAAAAACTTGGTGCTTTAAGAAAGGAACTTGAGGAGTTGAACAGGAAATCTGAAAAGGTAGAAAGTAAGATGTTGGCTGTTCAGGTGGAGATACAGAAAGGTTTGAGGTCTGTGGAAGAGACAGAACTTCACCTTCAGGGTGTAATTAAGGAGAAGGAGATGCTGTTGGAAGTAAGAGATAATGGAAAGAGTGAAATCGAAAGTCTGATACTTGAGTACCAGCAGCATTggtttgaatcagatttgaagGAGGGAGAGATGGAGATTTTGGAGGAGGAGTTGCAGATTGAGTTAAAGAAGATGGATGACCTTCGTATATCAAGGGCTCTAGCAGCTGAGAAGACAAACCAGTTCTTGGACGCGAGATCTAATACATGTTTCTTATCAGAAAAGATGGAAGTAGAGCTTCAAAGTGTTAGGGAATATGTTCTAGAGGCCAAGTCATTGCTAGGGGAGGAAAATTCAACCGTCAGTTGA